In Elephas maximus indicus isolate mEleMax1 chromosome 7, mEleMax1 primary haplotype, whole genome shotgun sequence, the following proteins share a genomic window:
- the LOC126081243 gene encoding uncharacterized protein LOC126081243 isoform X3 → MWPAHTAGYYTALKKDGAPGHATARRNLDDTLSGRRQMWPAHTAGYYTALKKDGAPGHATVRRNLDSTLSGRRQMWPAHTAGYYTALKKDGAPGHATARRNLDDTLSGRRQMWPAHTAGYYTALKKDGAPGHATARRNLDDTLSGRRQMWPAHTAGYYTALKKDGAPGHATARRNLDSTLSGRRQMWPAHTAGYYTALKKDGAPGHATARRNLDSTLSGRRQMWPAHTAGYYTALKKDGTPGHATARRNLDSTLSGRRQMWPAHTAGYYTALKKDGAPGHATARRNLDNTLSGTRQIQRAAWCVIPFVGNTQNRQMRRQGVAGDGGKGA, encoded by the exons ATGTGGCCTGCGCACACGGCGGGGTATTACACAGCCCTGAAGAAGGACGGGGCACCGGGCCACGCCACTGCGCGGAGGAACCTTGACGACACGCTGAGCGGAAGGAGGCAGATGTGGCCTGCGCACACGGCGGGGTATTACACAGCCCTGAAGAAGGACGGGGCACCGGGCCACGCCACTGTGCGGAGGAACCTTGACAGCACGCTGAGCGGAAGGAGGCAGATGTGGCCTGCGCACACGGCGGGGTATTACACAGCCCTGAAGAAGGACGGGGCACCGGGCCACGCCACTGCGCGGAGGAACCTTGACGACACGCTGAGCGGAAGGAGGCAGATGTGGCCTGCGCACACGGCGGGGTATTACACAGCCCTGAAGAAGGACGGGGCACCGGGCCACGCCACTGCGCGGAGGAAC CTTGACGACACGCTGAGCGGAAGGAGGCAGATGTGGCCTGCGCACACGGCGGGGTATTACACAGCCCTGAAGAAGGACGGGGCACCGGGCCACGCCACTGCGCGGAGGAACCTTGACAGCACGCTGAGCGGAAGGAGGCAGATGTGGCCTGCGCACACGGCGGGGTATTACACAGCCCTGAAGAAGGACGGGGCACCGGGCCACGCCACTGCGCGGAGGAACCTTGACAGCACGCTGAGCGGAAGGAGGCAGATGTGGCCTGCGCACACGGCGGGGTATTACACAGCCCTGAAGAAGGACGGGACACCGGGCCACGCCACTGCGCGGAGGAAC CTTGACAGCACGCTGAGCGGAAGGAGGCAGATGTGGCCTGCGCACACGGCGGGGTATTACACAGCCCTGAAGAAGGACGGGGCACCGGGCCACGCCACTGCGCGGAGGAACCTTGACAACACGCTGAGCGGAACGAGGCAGATACAGCGGGCTGCGTGGTGTGTGATTCCATTTGTGGGAAATacccagaacaggcaaatgcgcAGACAGGGCGTTGCCGGGGATGGAGGAAAGGGGGCATGA
- the LOC126081243 gene encoding uncharacterized protein LOC126081243 isoform X1, translating into MWPAHTAGYYTALKKDGAPGHATARRNLDDTLSGRRQMWPAHTAGYYTALKKDGAPGHATVRRNLDSTLSGRRQMWPAHTAGYYTALKKDGAPGHATARRNLDDTLSGRRQMWPAHTAGYYTALKKDGAPGHATARRNLDDTLSGRRQMWPAHTAGYYTALKKDGAPGHATARRNLDSTLSGRRQMWPAHTAGYYTALKKDGAPGHATARRNLDSTLSGRRQMWPAHTAGYYTALKKDGTPGHATARRNLDDTLSGRRQMWPAHTAGYYTALKKDGAPGHATVRRNLDSTLSGRRQMWPAHTAGYYTALKKDGAPGHATARRNLDNTLSGTRQIQRAAWCVIPFVGNTQNRQMRRQGVAGDGGKGA; encoded by the exons ATGTGGCCTGCGCACACGGCGGGGTATTACACAGCCCTGAAGAAGGACGGGGCACCGGGCCACGCCACTGCGCGGAGGAACCTTGACGACACGCTGAGCGGAAGGAGGCAGATGTGGCCTGCGCACACGGCGGGGTATTACACAGCCCTGAAGAAGGACGGGGCACCGGGCCACGCCACTGTGCGGAGGAACCTTGACAGCACGCTGAGCGGAAGGAGGCAGATGTGGCCTGCGCACACGGCGGGGTATTACACAGCCCTGAAGAAGGACGGGGCACCGGGCCACGCCACTGCGCGGAGGAACCTTGACGACACGCTGAGCGGAAGGAGGCAGATGTGGCCTGCGCACACGGCGGGGTATTACACAGCCCTGAAGAAGGACGGGGCACCGGGCCACGCCACTGCGCGGAGGAAC CTTGACGACACGCTGAGCGGAAGGAGGCAGATGTGGCCTGCGCACACGGCGGGGTATTACACAGCCCTGAAGAAGGACGGGGCACCGGGCCACGCCACTGCGCGGAGGAACCTTGACAGCACGCTGAGCGGAAGGAGGCAGATGTGGCCTGCGCACACGGCGGGGTATTACACAGCCCTGAAGAAGGACGGGGCACCGGGCCACGCCACTGCGCGGAGGAACCTTGACAGCACGCTGAGCGGAAGGAGGCAGATGTGGCCTGCGCACACGGCGGGGTATTACACAGCCCTGAAGAAGGACGGGACACCGGGCCACGCCACTGCGCGGAGGAACCTTGACGACACGCTGAGCGGAAGGAGGCAGATGTGGCCTGCGCACACGGCGGGGTATTACACAGCCCTGAAGAAGGACGGGGCACCGGGCCACGCCACTGTGCGGAGGAACCTTGACAGCACGCTGAGCGGAAGGAGGCAGATGTGGCCTGCGCACACGGCGGGGTATTACACAGCCCTGAAGAAGGACGGGGCACCGGGCCACGCCACTGCGCGGAGGAACCTTGACAACACGCTGAGCGGAACGAGGCAGATACAGCGGGCTGCGTGGTGTGTGATTCCATTTGTGGGAAATacccagaacaggcaaatgcgcAGACAGGGCGTTGCCGGGGATGGAGGAAAGGGGGCATGA
- the LOC126081243 gene encoding uncharacterized protein LOC126081243 isoform X2: protein MWPAHTAGYYTALKKDGAPGHATARRNLDSTLSGRRQMWPAHTAGYYTALKKDGAPGHATARRNLDDTLSGRRQMWPAHTAGYYTALKKDGAPGHATARRNLDDTLSGRRQMWPAHTAGYYTALKKDGAPGHATARRNLDSTLSGRRQMWPAHTAGYYTALKKDGAPGHATARRNLDSTLSGRRQMWPAHTAGYYTALKKDGTPGHATARRNLDDTLSGRRQMWPAHTAGYYTALKKDGAPGHATVRRNLDSTLSGRRQMWPAHTAGYYTALKKDGAPGHATARRNLDNTLSGTRQIQRAAWCVIPFVGNTQNRQMRRQGVAGDGGKGA, encoded by the exons ATGTGGCCTGCGCACACGGCGGGGTATTACACAGCCCTGAAGAAGGACGGGGCACCGGGCCACGCCACTGCGCGGAGGAAC CTTGACAGCACGCTGAGCGGAAGGAGGCAGATGTGGCCTGCGCACACGGCGGGGTATTACACAGCCCTGAAGAAGGACGGGGCACCGGGCCACGCCACTGCGCGGAGGAACCTTGACGACACGCTGAGCGGAAGGAGGCAGATGTGGCCTGCGCACACGGCGGGGTATTACACAGCCCTGAAGAAGGACGGGGCACCGGGCCACGCCACTGCGCGGAGGAAC CTTGACGACACGCTGAGCGGAAGGAGGCAGATGTGGCCTGCGCACACGGCGGGGTATTACACAGCCCTGAAGAAGGACGGGGCACCGGGCCACGCCACTGCGCGGAGGAACCTTGACAGCACGCTGAGCGGAAGGAGGCAGATGTGGCCTGCGCACACGGCGGGGTATTACACAGCCCTGAAGAAGGACGGGGCACCGGGCCACGCCACTGCGCGGAGGAACCTTGACAGCACGCTGAGCGGAAGGAGGCAGATGTGGCCTGCGCACACGGCGGGGTATTACACAGCCCTGAAGAAGGACGGGACACCGGGCCACGCCACTGCGCGGAGGAACCTTGACGACACGCTGAGCGGAAGGAGGCAGATGTGGCCTGCGCACACGGCGGGGTATTACACAGCCCTGAAGAAGGACGGGGCACCGGGCCACGCCACTGTGCGGAGGAACCTTGACAGCACGCTGAGCGGAAGGAGGCAGATGTGGCCTGCGCACACGGCGGGGTATTACACAGCCCTGAAGAAGGACGGGGCACCGGGCCACGCCACTGCGCGGAGGAACCTTGACAACACGCTGAGCGGAACGAGGCAGATACAGCGGGCTGCGTGGTGTGTGATTCCATTTGTGGGAAATacccagaacaggcaaatgcgcAGACAGGGCGTTGCCGGGGATGGAGGAAAGGGGGCATGA